In the Ignavibacteriales bacterium genome, AACATTATCCGCTCTTACCTCGACCGTAAATAAGATCACAAGCAGTGAAACTGCAAAGAATCTAAACAGGAAACTCTTTTTCACATTCATTTTCATCCCCTTTTAAATATAATTCATTTGTAAGTATTTTTGTACAATGCTGTCCGCGGCTTCCAGCAGGCGTTTTGAGCTGTCATAGGTCAAAATATCGTCGCCTTCGGAGGAGGTGATCCATTTATAATCAAATATCTCGCCGTCCTGCACCACCACATCCTTCCCGGGTACCCACCCTATGAAGAACTCTACAAATTTATGGACAGGTTTGGGGCTATCGGGTTTAATTACATATTCATCTTTGACCTGTATATCACCGGATATCAAGTTCACTTCGTCGATGCCGGTTTCTTCAGTTAATTCTCTTAGCGCAGTTTCGATAGGAATTTCATCTTTCTCAGCGTGCCCTTTTGGGAATGACCAGTGAC is a window encoding:
- a CDS encoding NUDIX domain-containing protein; translation: MKKDYAYGVIVFYMENETPHYLILKQVQGHWSFPKGHAEKDEIPIETALRELTEETGIDEVNLISGDIQVKDEYVIKPDSPKPVHKFVEFFIGWVPGKDVVVQDGEIFDYKWITSSEGDDILTYDSSKRLLEAADSIVQKYLQMNYI